From the Verrucomicrobiota bacterium genome, the window AACCAAGAGCAAACCGAGCCGGTTATTCCCCTTGAGCCGGCAACTCCCTCCGGAGCATGCTGTCATCTGGAGAATGCAAACGTACCGCGCCCGCGGTTTTTGGCCGCGTACATCGCTCGTTCTGCGCGGACGAGCAGGGCCTCCGCATCTTCGGCCTTTGTCGCCGCCCCCAGAGCAATGCCGATGCTGACGGTGATGACATACCGGTGCGGCAATACTTCGAGGGGCTCTCGAAAGGCTTCCACGACGGTCCTGGCGACCGCCTCAGGCGTCGGGACGCCTCCATCAACCAGCTGAAGCAGAACCCCAAATTCGTCCCCACCCAAACACCCGGTGAAGGCGTCCAAGGTGGAAGCGCCGACAAGCCGCTGAAGCCTTTGCGCAGCCTCGAAGAGAAATTTGTCCCCGAAGCTGTGGCCGAGCGCTCGGTTGACCTGTGTGAAATCGTCCAGGTCGAGGAACAGTACCGCCAACCCCTGATCTCCTCCGGTTTGACGGCAGGCCTCCTCCAGGTGCCTCTTGAAAAAGACCCGGTTCGGCAACTTCGTCACCACGTCATCGAAATCAGAGAGGTATCGGATCCGTGCCGACAGGCGTTCGATCAGCAAACCCTTTCGCAGAACCGCACCGGCGTGCTCAGCGAACACGCCGAAAAGCATGAGTTCATTCTTGGTTGGACGCAGCTGCGGGTCTACCAGGATAAGGCTGCCTTGGAATTCTCCAGCTTGAGTGAACGGCGCCCAAAGGACTGCACTTGCCGCGTCAAAGCCAAGCGTTCCAAAAACCTCATCGGACTGGGTCACCATGACCGGCCCAAGCTGTTTCAGGATCGGGTCAGACTTCATGCGCGCAAGCATC encodes:
- a CDS encoding GGDEF domain-containing protein, with product MDDAPPGVSMRGFRAATQSVGDYSAMLARMKSDPILKQLGPVMVTQSDEVFGTLGFDAASAVLWAPFTQAGEFQGSLILVDPQLRPTKNELMLFGVFAEHAGAVLRKGLLIERLSARIRYLSDFDDVVTKLPNRVFFKRHLEEACRQTGGDQGLAVLFLDLDDFTQVNRALGHSFGDKFLFEAAQRLQRLVGASTLDAFTGCLGGDEFGVLLQLVDGGVPTPEAVARTVVEAFREPLEVLPHRYVITVSIGIALGAATKAEDAEALLVRAERAMYAAKNRGRGTFAFSR